Below is a genomic region from Pseudarthrobacter sulfonivorans.
TTCCCCCAGTCAGCGTCGAACCGTGGCTGGGCGCTGACTGTGACGGAGTAGCGGGCCAGCTGTTGCACTGATTTGGGGTCTGCGACTTCCACATGTTCGAAGCGGTGGCCGGCGGCACGGATCCGTTGTTCGCCCACTTCGGCGGCCGCGAGTTCCAGTGCCTCCAGCGCGGCATCAAGTCCCGCGTCGCCGATGACGTGGAAGCCGCCCTGGATGCCCAGCAGCGAGCAGGCCGCCAGGTGGGCGCCGGCCTGCTCTGCCGAGAGGTAGAGGCTGCCCCGCTCCCCCGCCGCGTCGCTGTAGCCGGCCCTCAGTGCCGCTGTCCTGGAGCCGAGGGAACCGTCAATGTTCAGGTCGCCTGCCAGGCCGCGCACGGATACGCCCAGTTCGTCCAGCAGCGCCCGGGCCTGCTCCTCGGAGGTGGCCAGTTCGCCCCAGTACGGCAGGATTTCCGGCATGGCCTCTCCGGCCGCCGTGTTCCACGCGGCGGCAAGGCGAAGGTCGGAAACTCCGCCTATATGCGGCGCGGCCATCTCCGCCAGTGCCACATAACCGTTTTCGGCCGCTTCGGTCAGGGCGCGCCGCTGGTAGGTCAGGAGGCTGGCCTCCGGGAGCCGCCGTGCTTCCTGGCGGGCCGCTGTATGGGCGGCCCGCTTCACTTGTGAACCCGCACTGTAGCCGTCCAGTCCGCCAAGCCCGGCGGCGGCAGCCAAGGAGGAAGAGACCAACGCCGAATGCGCATCCACCCTGGCCAGGAACACCGGCCTGCCGCCGGCCGCCTGCTCAAGCTCCTCGGCCGCCGGCAGGGCCGGGTCCTCCCACGTGGATTCATCCCAGCCATGACCCAGCAGGGGGCCGTCGCCTTTGGCTGCGGCCACGGCATCGAGTAATTGCCGGGCGGAACGGATCCCGCCCAGCTGGAGGGAACCCAGTGCGATGCCGGTTTCCGTGAGGTGGACGTGGGAGTCAACAAACCCCGGCGCTACGAGGGCGCCATGGAGGTCGATGATCTCCATGGAGCTGTCAGCGATGGAGGATGCCGCCTGCTCGGAGCCGACCCAGGCCACGGTGTCGCCGTCAACCAGCATGGCGGTGGCAAAGGGGTCTGCTGCTGTGTAGACCGAGCCGTTGCGGTACAGGACCACCTTCCGCTCGTGCGGCGCGGGCGTGGTGGAACGTTCAGTGGTCATGCGGGCGAAGCTCCTGGGGCTAGGGGGAAGAAGGCAGGCTGTCGGTGCATCAGAGCCGGGACATCAAAGTACGGAAGAGTAGGCCACGACGCCGCGGCGGATGAGTGATATTGCTTCTGCGCAAAGCCTGGAGACGCGCGGATCCAGGCCGGGAATCTTGGCGAGCTGGTCCAGGAGGTCGATGACCTGTTTGACCCAGCGGACGAAGTCGCCTGCCGCCAGGTCCGTGCCGTTGAGGACTTCCTGGAGGTGCCGTCCCTTGGCCCATTTGTACATCGGCCAGACAAGACCGAGTTCGGGTTCGGCAGTCAGCGGAAGTTTGTTCGACTCTTCCACGTCCTCCAGGGCCGACCATTCCCGGATCACCACATCCACGGACGATTCAAGCGAGACGCTGGGCATCCGGGGGCGGAGGCCCCTGTCCTCGCGTTTGGCCTGGTAGACCAGGACGCTGGCCAGGGCCGCTACTTCGACGGCGTCCAGGTCGTTGAGTGCGCCCAGCCGCAGTGCTTGCGAAATCAGCAGGTCCTTCTCGCCGTAGATCCGGCGGAGCCGCTGGCCATCCGGGCTGATGGCCAGGCGCCCGTCAGCTCCTGCTTCCAGGTAGCCGTAGGCGGAGAGGACATCACAGACGCGATCGAAGGTCTTGGCAATGGTGTTGGTCCGGCCCTGGATCTGCCGGACCAGGGCATCCGTCTCCCGGCGCAGCTTCCACCAGCGCTCAGACCAGCGGGCGTGGTCTTCACGCTCGCTGCAGCCGTGGCAGGGGTGGGCCCGGAGCGCCCGGCGAAGCGCCGTGATGCGTTTCTCCTGATGGGGCAAAACGGACCCCAGGCCAAAATCGGTGCTGCGGCCGGGGGCAGGCGGGCGGTTCTCGCGCAGTGCATTCCTGGCCGACGATGCGAGGTCACGCCGGGATTTCGGGACCTTTGCGTTGAACGACTTCGGAATCCGGATCCGTGTCAGGGGCGCGATGGGGCCCTCAAGGTCCTCGGAGCCGATTCGCCTGAGCTGGTTGTCGAGCGTCAGGATGGCAGGCCGGGGCTCCCTGCCGCTGTGGTCCGAGCTGAGCACAATCGCCGGTCCGGGCGCCCGCCCGCCCGGGACGTCCACCACGTCGCCGGGCATCAGCCGCGCCAGGGAGTCTTCATTCAGCGACTTATGAGCCCGGGACTTGCTGCGGGAGGTGACATTCTCGGCGTCGGACAGTTCACGGCGCAACCGGGCATACTCGGTGAAGTCTCCGAGGTGGCAGGTCATGGATTTTGCGTATCCCGCGAGGGACTCTTCGCGGCTGCGCACCTGCTTGGCAAGTCCGACAACGGACCGGTCAGCCTGGAACTGCGCGAAGGAGGATTCAAGGATTTCCCGCGCACGGGCGCGGCCAAACTGCGCCAACAGGTTGATGCTCATGTTGTACGTCGGCCGGAAGCTTGAGTTCAGCGGATACGTACGCCGCGAGGCGAGGCCGGCAACAGCGGCAGGGTCCGTGCCCGGCTGCCACAGGACAACGGCATGTCCTTCGATGTCGATGCCGCGGCGGCCCGCGCGGCCGGTCAGCTGCGTGTACTCCCCCGCGGTGATGTCCACATGGGCTTCGCCATTGAACTTGTCGAGCTTTTCCAGGACCACGGATCGGGCCGGCATGTTGACGCCCAGGGCCAGCGTTTCGGTGGCGAACACAGCCTTGACTAGGCCCTCGACGAATAGCTTCTCCACTACTTCCTTGAACGTGGGAAGCATGCCGGCATGGTGGGCCGCGAAACCACGCAGCAGGCCATCCCGCCACGTCCAGAAGCCGAGGACGTCCAGATCCTCTGACGGGATGTCCTGCCCGGCCTCATCAACGCGCTGCGCAATGATCTGCTGCTCCTTCTCCGTGGTCAGCCAGAGTCCGGACGAGACACATTGGGCAACGGCGGCATCGCAGCCTGCCCGCGAGAAGATAAACGTGATGGCGGGCAGCAGGTCCTGCCGGTCCAGGCTGGCAATTACTTGGGGCCGGCTGGCCTTCCGGACGGCGCCGGGCTGGGCTCCCTGCCGGGGGCGGTCCTCTGTCCGCTGCCGGTGCTGCCGGCGCTGGCTTCGTCCGCCGTGGCCGAAGCGTCCGGCGAAACTTTGCTGGCCTTCGCTGCGGGCCATCTTGAGCAGGTCCGGATTGACCTCGAACCCCGGCCCGTCCGCGTCTTTCGTGGCCGAGGTGAGCCGCTCCTGGACCGGTAGTGGAGCTCCGGTCTCCGCATCCGCGGGCGGGGCGATTTCGTCGAAGGTGGTTTCTCCGGCGAACAGGTCCACGATGTCCCGGCCCACCATGACGTGCTGCCACAGGGGAACCGGGCGGTGCTCGGAGACAATGATGTCGGTGTCGCCGCGCACGGTATCCAGCCAGGCGCCGAATTCTTCTGCGTTGGAAACTGTGGCGCTGAGGGAAGCTACCTGGACTTCGCTGGGGAGGTGGATGATGACTTCCTCCCAGACGGCACCACGGAAGCGGTCCGCGAGGTAGTGGACTTCGTCCATGACCACAAAGCCGAGGTCATCCAGGGTGTCCGAGTCCGCGTAGAGCATGTTCCGGAGGACTTCCGTGGTCATGACCACCACGGGGGCGTCGCCATTGATGCTGGTGTCCCCCGTCAGGAGACCGACGTTTTCCGCCCCGTACTTTTCGGAGAGTTCCGTGAATTTTTGGTTGCTCAGTGCCTTGATCGGGGTGGTGTAGAAGGCCTTGAGGTTTCGTTCCAACGCGAGATAGATGGCAAATTCGCCCACGATGGTTTTGCCGGCACCTGTGGGGGCAGCCACCAGCACTCCCTTGCCGTCCTGGAGGGACCGGCAGGCGAGGCGCTGGAATTCGTCAAGTTCAAAATCAAGGGTGCGGACAAACCCGCCGAGGTAGGTGCCCGCTTCGGCCGTGCGTTCCGCGCTGGCCCGGTAGCTTTCAGAGGGCGAGAGTGGCCCGGAAATAGAGGACATGCCTCAAGCCTAGTGCGCCGCGCGCTACAGGTTATTCAGTTCGCTGCCGGGCGTCGCGATGTCGGCTGTCGCGTCCGTCTCAGCAGCCTGTTTCGCCACGCGCTTCTCGCGGCGCTTGTCGTTGAAGATGCAGAGCCCGATGGCCGCGAAGAACAGAATCAGCAGCGGCGCAGCCAACAGGAACATGGACAAGGCGTCCGTGCCTGGTGCAGCCAGCGCGGCCAGGACAAAGACCAGGAAAACGATAATCCGCCAGGCTTTGAGAATGGTCCGGCCCCTGACGACGCCGGCCATGTTGACGCCGACCAGGATCACGGGGACCAGGAAAGAGATCCCGAGGATGAGCAACATCTGGGTAGCGAACGTCAGATAGTCGGTGGCCGAGATGTTGTTGGCGCCGGTGGCGGGTGTGAACTGTAGCAGCGCCCTGACTACGGTGGGGAACACCAGCCAGGCCACAAACACGCCGGCCAGGAACAGCGGCACAGCGGCCGCCATAAAGCCGAGCGTGTAGCCGCGTTCCTTCTTGGTCAGACCCGGGGTGATAAAAGCCCACACTTGATAGATCCAGACAGGGCTGGAGATAACCAGCCCTATCTGGATGGCAATCTGGATCTTGAAGGCAAAAGGATCTGCGATGGTCGCGAAGTTCAGGACCGCAGTGCGCCCAGTATCCCGGGCAATGGAAATCAGCGGGTCCGACAGGCTGGCCACAACTGGATCGTAAAGAAACCAGCCACCCACGCCGGCAAGCAGCACAGCAATCGCCGATTTGATCAGCCGGTTCTTTAGCTCTTTGAGGTGGTCCCAAAGAGCCATCCGCCCCTCAGGGTTGGACTTACGGCCCCGCGTCAGTGCCACCTCGGGTTAGGCGCGGGTCGACGGCGGAACGTCAGTGCCGTCCGTCGGCTCACCGGGCTTCGCCGGCGGGTGGTTAACGATCTTGCCTTCCACCGGGCCGGAAGCTGTGTCGGTGGAGTCGGTTTTGCCGTCGTTCTTCATTTCCTTGACCTCGGACTTGATGATCCGCATGGACTGGCCAAGGCTGCGGGCCATGGCAGGGAGTTTGGGCGCGGCGAAAAGCAGCAGCGCAACGACGATGATAATGACAATTGGCCACGGGCCATCAAAGAGTCTTCCCACGGGAAATCCTTTCCTCTAACAACATCCTACGTCTAACTGAGATTGAGATCGCGAAGCGACTGGGGCTGGCCCCGGTCGTGCTTACGCTGGACGCGCCTCTGGCGGCGGCCCTCCCGGCGGGATGACTTGGATGCGTCGTAATCATGACGCATCTGGGCCGGTGAGGCAAAAACAGCCGCACCGGGCTGAGCCGACCCTAGCGGCTGGGAGCCGTCATCGACGGTGGCCGCTGCCGGCGCCAAGTGCGCCACTTTGGCTCCGGCGGCGCCCAGGTCCTTCATTACCGCCATGAACTGGCGGTACAGCCGGATGCCCAGGAGGACATAGAAGAGCAGGGAGAGCGCAATAAGCGCAATCCAGATCAGGATCCAGGACCACCAAGGCATGCTGACGAGTCTAGCCGCCGTACCGGGCCAGGGCCGCCTCGATCCAGTCCAGCGCCGCCGCTCCAAGCTCGGAAGGTTCGAGGATCCTGGCGGCCCCGCCGTGCTGGGCCACGAACATGGGCAGCCAGGCAGTGCTGCCAAACCGGATCTCGGCCACGAGGCCGCCGTCGGGAAGGGGCGCCACACGTTCGGCGTAATAGTCGTCTGCCAAGCCGGCGCCCTGCCTGGTGAGCTGTACGAGGACCGTGGTGTCGTCGTCGTTGGGGGTGAACAGCTTGGCCGGGAAGCCTTCGCCGGGCCGGACCTGCGTGGATGAGGGATTTCCGTTCGGGTGGACCTCCTGGACCCGGTCCAGCCTGAAGTTCCGCAGCCCCTGGGCCGAATGGCAGTAGGCCTCGAAGTACCAGGTGTTGTCCAGGGAATACAGGCGGAGCGGATCCACGTCCCGTTCGGAGACCTGGTCGCGCTGGGCGGAAACGTACACGAGCCGCAGCTGCGACCGCTCCTGGATTGCACCACGGACAACGTCAAGGACGGCCGAATCCGCGGGTCCCACCTCCGGACCGGCAAGCGAACCGGCCCGCAGCCCTTCTTCGCCGGCCGCTGCCATCAGCTTGAGGGTCACCGACTCCAATGCACCGCCCTCAGCAAGTTCGGGAAGCCCATTGAGCGTCTCGAGCCCGGTCAGCAGCGCGCAGGCCTCGTCCACAGTGAACCGGACCGGCCTCTTGAGATCCAGGTCCTGGGTGATGTAAACGTGGCCTTCCTCCCAATGGATGTCGAGGAGGTCGTCAGGGTATCCCTCGGGAAGGCCGGAGCAGATGAGGATCCGCAGGTCGCTTTCCAGCTCCCCTGCCGTGACACCGAAGCGGGCGGCGACGTCCTGGATGTGCAGTCCCTGGTTGTGGACCAGGAACGGAACCAGCTGCAGCATGCGTTTGAGCTGGTCCTCAGAGGTGCGTTTGCGGACGGCGCGGCCCCGCGGTGCGTCCGCAAACAGATAGGCAGGGGTGGGAGCAGCGCAGAAGGCGGCCGCGTTGCGCAGCCGGTGCCGCACGGCTGCGACCAGCTCGTCGGGAGCATGTGCCACAGCGTCCGGGCCATAGGATGCGAGCTCCTCGGCCAGCACCTCAGCGTCCCTGAAGTTGACCTGCAGCCGTTCGTAGCCGGCGTCGGGCGTTCCCGCACTCCCGTCGGCAACCGGCGTGGCGCGCCGGCGCAGGCCAAGGAGGCGGCCCTCCCGGACGTCCACGACGGCGGTCCGGAGCGGGAGCTCCGGAAGCCGGTCCAGTTCTGCGCGGACATTGAAGTTCGGCGGCGCCGGGTAGGTTTCCTTCTCCAGCACCGTGACGGGGCCCGTGAACCGGGAGAGCCGGAAGTGGCGCGGTGCCTTGCGCGAGCGGTCGTAGCCGGTCAGATACCACTGGCCGAAGCGGCTGCCGAGGCCCCACGGCTCCACCGTCCGTTGCTCTTCCTTGCCGGTGGTGCCTGCCAGGTAGGCAAAGCTGACGGGGTGCTGGGCGTGCATGGCAGCCACCACATCATCAAAGGCCTGGCCCGCCGGCCGGATCCGCGGCTGAACACCAACCGGAAGTTCGACGTCGGACACGGTACCGGAGGCCTGGAGCTTGCGGAGGGCGCTGGCAGCGGCGGTTCCCAGGGCGGCACGCTCCCACAACTGGGACGCCAGGAGGAGGACGGTCCACTCCCCCGGGTTGAGCTGGACATCAGGCAGGCGGTTCGATTCCTTGCCGATGCGGTAGCGGGTGGTGGCCGGATCATCTTCGCTCCAGCCGAGGTCCGTGACGGTTTCCACATCGAAGCCGAACTGCCGGAGGTCATTCTTGTCCCGCTCAAACATCCTGCCGAAGGCCACGTCGTTGCCGGACGTGTCATGGTAGACCTTCGCCCGCAACTCTGCCCGGCGCAGGCCGTATTTGGTGTTCAGCAGGGCTATCAGGAGGTTCAGCAGGCGTTCAGTACGGGAGACGGACACGCTGGCTACGTTACTAAACTCCTCCGCGGAAAGCAGAAAGCGCGGCAACCAACAGGAAAACAAAACCCTGATTGTTACCGCGCCTTCCGGCGTTACGATGCTTCGGTCAGCGGACGCCCACGAGGTCCACCACGAAGATCAGCGCTTCGTTGGGGCCAATGGCTCCGCCGGCCCCGCGGGAGCCGTACGCCAGTTCGGAAGGAATCTCCAGGCGGCGGCGGCCGCCCACCTTCATGCCCAGCAAGCCCTGGTCCCAGCCCTGGATGACCTGGCCCACGCCCACACGGAAGTCCAGCGGGGCGCCGCGGCCCCAGGAAGCGTCGAACTCTTCGCCGGTGGACCAGGCCACACCGACGTAGTGGGTGGAGACAGTGTCGCCCTTTTTGGCCTCGGCACCGTCACCCTCGATGAGGTCGGTGATAACCAGTTCGGTGGGGACATCGCCTTGCGGGAAGTCAATTTCCGGCTTCTGGCGGTCGAAATCGCGCTGACCAAATGACATGGTTGCTCCTTTGATTATTTGGGTGGGTGATGTGTTGCTGTTTACTTGACGCCGAGGATGTCCACAACGAAGACAAGGTCACCCTTGGCTTCGCCCTGGCCGGCATCACCGTACGCGAGGTCCTTGGGGACCACCAGGAGGACCCGGGAGCCCACCGTCTTTCCCGCCAGTCCCTGGGTCCAGCCCGGAATGACGCCGGTCAACGGGAAGCTGGCCGGCTCGCCGCGGTCAAAGCTTGAATCAAATTTAGTGCCGCCCACGAGGTTCACGCCAACATAGTTGACGGTCAACGTGTCGGTTTCCTTAACTTCCGCGCCGGTGCCCTTGATCAGGTCCTGGGACACGAGTGCTGTGGGCGCGGCGATTCCGTCAACGGAGATCTCCGGCACGCCCTGGTCATTGTCCTTCACGGTCGGCAGGCCGGCCGGCGGGGTGACAGTCTCGCCTTCGGGCTTTGCGAGCGGAGCGACGGTCTGCGGTGCGTCCTTGGTGGAGAGCACCTTGATCAGGAGAAGCTGCGTTGGCTGGGCGGGGGCGCCTTCAGCGGTTGCGGCCTGGCCCGGGATGGCCAGGGCAAGGCTCGAGCCGACCTTGGAGCCAACAAACGCGCTGTAGATAACCGGGCTTCCGGTCTTCAGGTCCTCGTTCAGCTGCAGGGGTTCGGGCTCGCCGGGGAAGGTGTCCTCCAGCGTGGATCCGTCCGCACCGCTGAGCGCGAGGATGGAGATGTTTGCGATCTGGTTCTCTTTGACCCGGTCACCGTCACCTTCGGCGACCACCTTGATGGTGGGTTCGGTGACTTCGAGGGGCTTGGAGAACTCGACACCGGGAGCCTTCTTGTCCCCGTTGTCCGTCAGTTTCAGGGAGTCGAACTTGGCAGTGTCACCGGCAGACTGGCTGGTGGGTTCCGGTGCTGCGGGCGAACCGCCACAAGCGGTAAGCAGCAGCAGGCCGGGGATCAGGATTGCTAGGAGTCGGCGCACGTAAGAGAACTTTCGTCGGGGCAGGGTGGACGCGGAACCGGAATCAGGCGCCCGGCACCGCTGCAAGGCCAAGGAACGGCCCCATCAAGGATAGCCCGTGAACCTGAACGTCAGCCCATAGAGCCCAGCAGGGCATCCACCCTCTCATCGACGCTTCGGAAGGGATCCTTGCACAGGATGGTCTGGTGCGCGCGGTCGTTCAGCTTCAGGTGCACCCAATCAACCGTGTAATCCCTGCCCAGTTCCTGGGCGCGCCGGACGAAATCGCCCCTCAGCTTGGCCCGCGTGGATTGCGGCGGCACGTCCACGGCGTCTTTGATCACGGTATCGTCCACAACCCGCCGAACCGCACCCCGGGACTGCAGGATGTAGTACAGCCCGCGGCTCCGCGAAATGTCATGGTACGTAAGATCCAGCTGGGCAATCCTGGGCGCGTCCAGGCCCAGGCCGTGCCGCTGCCGGTAGTTGTCCATCAGTTTTTTCTTGATGGCCCAGTCGATTTCCGTGTCGATGGTGCTGGTGTCACCGCTCTCGATGGCGTTCAGGGTCCGTTGCCAAAGATCAAGGATGAACGGTACGTGGGGATTGTGGGCCCCTTGCTCCTGAACAAAGGCCGTGACCTTGGTGAGGTACTCCTGCTGGATCTCCAGGGCCGTGAGCTGGCGGCCGTTGGCCAGACGGACCAGCGCCCTTCCACTGAGGTCGTGGGAAATCTCGCGGATGCTGCGGATGGGGTTTTCCATCCTCATGTCGCGCATGATCACTCCCGCCTCAATCATGCGCAGGATGAGGTCCACGGTGCCGACCTTGAGCAGGGCTGTGGTTTCGGACATGTTGGAGTCGCCCACAATGACATGGAGCCGGCGGAAGAATTCGGCGTCGGCGTGCGGTTCATCGCGGGTGTTGATGATGGGCCGTGACCGGGTGGTTGCCGAGGAGACACCCTCCCAGATGTGGTCTGCCCGCTGGGAAAACGCGTACGTGGCCCCGTGCGGAGTCTTCAGGATTTTCCCTGCGCCGGCGATCAGCTGGCGGGTCACTAGGAAGGGAATCAGGATCTCCGCGAGCCGGGAAAATTCGCCGCGGCGCGGGATGAGGTAATTTTCATGGCTGCCGTAGGAGTTGCCGGCCGAATCGGTGTTGTTCTTGAACAGGTAGACCGTGCCGTTGAATCCTTCCGCGGCCAGCCTTGCCTGTGCCTCGTCAACGAGGTCGTCGAGAATCAGCTCACCCGCGCGGTCGTGCGCAATGAGCTGGGCCAGGTCATCACATTCGGCCGTGGCGTACTCAGGGTGTGAGCCGACGTCGAGGTACAACCGGGAGCCGTTGGTCAGGAACACGTTGGATGACCGTCCCCAGCTGACCACCTTGCGGAACAGGTACCGGGCCACTTCTTCCGGGGCCAACGGCCTCGAATCGGGGCTCGAATACGAGATTCCGAACTCGGTCTCGATACCGAAGATTCTCTTGTCCATCTCAGTCCTCCTCAGCAAGCAGCGCCGTGATATCAGAATCGTTGAGCCGCCGGAAGGCTCTGCGGAAACCCCTGGAGGTCTCCGACTGCCGGTCCAGCACGGCAACCTCCACGGCCTTGGCGGGAAGGGTTCCTCCCGCTTCGCCCTGTTCAGCGGCCGGGTCTGGGCCGCTGGTCAGGCCGCGGGTAGCCAGGCGGACAGCGCCTGCGAAACGCAGCGACGGTCGCCAGCCCTCGGCGATGACCGCCGAGACACGCTCCGCCTGGCCGCCCATCACGATGAAGCCGTGCTCGTCGGCGATGGACCCGTCGAAGGTGAGCCGGTAGAGGTGGTCCAGTTCCGGCGTGGGGCCAACCTCGGCGACGGCCAGTTCCACTTCGAAGGGTTTCTGTTCCGCGGTGAAGACGGCACCGAGGCTCTGCGCGTAGACACTCGCGAGCCCGCGTGCAGTGACGTCCTCGCGGTCGTAGGAGTAACCACGGACATCCGCATACCGCACTCCGGCCTGGCGCAGGCTTTCGAATTCGTTGTACTTGCCGACGGCAGCAAACGCGATTTTGTCGTAGATTTCGCCGATCTTATGCAGTGAGGGTGAGGGGTTCTCAGCGACCAGGGCAATACCGTCCTGGCAGCTGATGACCACCACGGACCTGCCGCGGGCGATGCCCTTCCGTGCGAAGTCCGCACGGTCCTTCATCAGTTGTTCAGGCGAGACATAGAACTGCTGCGTCATCTTAGGCCTCCCGCCGTTCGGCGGACCTGGCTTCGATAATCCTGCCCGCCACAGCGGCGAGCTCGGATTCGGGGATCCGCCGCGCGCCATCCCTGTTCACGGTGTACACCACCGGCCACAATTGGCGGACGGGATCCGGCCCACCTGTGGCGGAGTCGTCGTCGGCCGCGTCGTAAAGGGACTCGACCGCCACGGAGACGGCCTCGGCTTCGGCCAGGTTGGGCCGCCAGAGCTTCTTCAGCGCGCCGCGGGCAAAAACGGAACCGGAGCCGACCGTATGGTGCTCGCGTTCCTCGTACCTGCCGCCGGTGACGTCGTAGGAGAAGAGCCGGCCCACGCCGGCAGTCGTGTCGAAGCCGGCGAACAGCGGCACGACCGCGAGTCCCTGCAGGGCCATCGGCAGGTTCCCGCGGATCATGGCCCCCAGCCGGTTGGCTTTGCCGTCGAGGCTCAGCAGCGTGCCCTCGATCTTTTCGTAGTGCTCCAGCTCCACCTGGAAGAGCCGCGTCAGGTCAATCGCAATGCCGGCCGTGCCGGCGATTCCCAACACCGAATACCTGTCGGCCGGAAACACCTTTTCGATGTGCCGGCTGGCAATGACGTTGCCCATGGTGGCCCGCCGGTCACCGGCCATCAGGACACCGCCGCCATAACTCATCGCCACGATCGTGGTGGCATGGGGTACCTGCAGCGGAGTCGCCGCCGCCGCAGCAGCAGGCATGGCACGGTGGTACGGAAGCAGGTCCGGCCGGTCGCGCTGCAGATGCTCGGTGAATGAGGATGT
It encodes:
- a CDS encoding DEAD/DEAH box helicase codes for the protein MSSISGPLSPSESYRASAERTAEAGTYLGGFVRTLDFELDEFQRLACRSLQDGKGVLVAAPTGAGKTIVGEFAIYLALERNLKAFYTTPIKALSNQKFTELSEKYGAENVGLLTGDTSINGDAPVVVMTTEVLRNMLYADSDTLDDLGFVVMDEVHYLADRFRGAVWEEVIIHLPSEVQVASLSATVSNAEEFGAWLDTVRGDTDIIVSEHRPVPLWQHVMVGRDIVDLFAGETTFDEIAPPADAETGAPLPVQERLTSATKDADGPGFEVNPDLLKMARSEGQQSFAGRFGHGGRSQRRQHRQRTEDRPRQGAQPGAVRKASRPQVIASLDRQDLLPAITFIFSRAGCDAAVAQCVSSGLWLTTEKEQQIIAQRVDEAGQDIPSEDLDVLGFWTWRDGLLRGFAAHHAGMLPTFKEVVEKLFVEGLVKAVFATETLALGVNMPARSVVLEKLDKFNGEAHVDITAGEYTQLTGRAGRRGIDIEGHAVVLWQPGTDPAAVAGLASRRTYPLNSSFRPTYNMSINLLAQFGRARAREILESSFAQFQADRSVVGLAKQVRSREESLAGYAKSMTCHLGDFTEYARLRRELSDAENVTSRSKSRAHKSLNEDSLARLMPGDVVDVPGGRAPGPAIVLSSDHSGREPRPAILTLDNQLRRIGSEDLEGPIAPLTRIRIPKSFNAKVPKSRRDLASSARNALRENRPPAPGRSTDFGLGSVLPHQEKRITALRRALRAHPCHGCSEREDHARWSERWWKLRRETDALVRQIQGRTNTIAKTFDRVCDVLSAYGYLEAGADGRLAISPDGQRLRRIYGEKDLLISQALRLGALNDLDAVEVAALASVLVYQAKREDRGLRPRMPSVSLESSVDVVIREWSALEDVEESNKLPLTAEPELGLVWPMYKWAKGRHLQEVLNGTDLAAGDFVRWVKQVIDLLDQLAKIPGLDPRVSRLCAEAISLIRRGVVAYSSVL
- the tatA gene encoding Sec-independent protein translocase subunit TatA; protein product: MGRLFDGPWPIVIIIVVALLLFAAPKLPAMARSLGQSMRIIKSEVKEMKNDGKTDSTDTASGPVEGKIVNHPPAKPGEPTDGTDVPPSTRA
- a CDS encoding FKBP-type peptidyl-prolyl cis-trans isomerase — encoded protein: MSFGQRDFDRQKPEIDFPQGDVPTELVITDLIEGDGAEAKKGDTVSTHYVGVAWSTGEEFDASWGRGAPLDFRVGVGQVIQGWDQGLLGMKVGGRRRLEIPSELAYGSRGAGGAIGPNEALIFVVDLVGVR
- a CDS encoding helix-turn-helix transcriptional regulator — translated: MSVSRTERLLNLLIALLNTKYGLRRAELRAKVYHDTSGNDVAFGRMFERDKNDLRQFGFDVETVTDLGWSEDDPATTRYRIGKESNRLPDVQLNPGEWTVLLLASQLWERAALGTAAASALRKLQASGTVSDVELPVGVQPRIRPAGQAFDDVVAAMHAQHPVSFAYLAGTTGKEEQRTVEPWGLGSRFGQWYLTGYDRSRKAPRHFRLSRFTGPVTVLEKETYPAPPNFNVRAELDRLPELPLRTAVVDVREGRLLGLRRRATPVADGSAGTPDAGYERLQVNFRDAEVLAEELASYGPDAVAHAPDELVAAVRHRLRNAAAFCAAPTPAYLFADAPRGRAVRKRTSEDQLKRMLQLVPFLVHNQGLHIQDVAARFGVTAGELESDLRILICSGLPEGYPDDLLDIHWEEGHVYITQDLDLKRPVRFTVDEACALLTGLETLNGLPELAEGGALESVTLKLMAAAGEEGLRAGSLAGPEVGPADSAVLDVVRGAIQERSQLRLVYVSAQRDQVSERDVDPLRLYSLDNTWYFEAYCHSAQGLRNFRLDRVQEVHPNGNPSSTQVRPGEGFPAKLFTPNDDDTTVLVQLTRQGAGLADDYYAERVAPLPDGGLVAEIRFGSTAWLPMFVAQHGGAARILEPSELGAAALDWIEAALARYGG
- a CDS encoding amidohydrolase; its protein translation is MTTERSTTPAPHERKVVLYRNGSVYTAADPFATAMLVDGDTVAWVGSEQAASSIADSSMEIIDLHGALVAPGFVDSHVHLTETGIALGSLQLGGIRSARQLLDAVAAAKGDGPLLGHGWDESTWEDPALPAAEELEQAAGGRPVFLARVDAHSALVSSSLAAAAGLGGLDGYSAGSQVKRAAHTAARQEARRLPEASLLTYQRRALTEAAENGYVALAEMAAPHIGGVSDLRLAAAWNTAAGEAMPEILPYWGELATSEEQARALLDELGVSVRGLAGDLNIDGSLGSRTAALRAGYSDAAGERGSLYLSAEQAGAHLAACSLLGIQGGFHVIGDAGLDAALEALELAAAEVGEQRIRAAGHRFEHVEVADPKSVQQLARYSVTVSAQPRFDADWGNEGGMYEQRLGSRSRSMNPFASFYAAGVPICFGSDSPVTPLRPWSSVRACLEHHNHAERISARAAFLGHTRAGWRAAKHHNPMAGQLVPGAPASFAVWDAEELMVQVADGRVQSWSTDPRARTPLLPALDTGVDPVCLQTVKDGVELHSSPALRS
- a CDS encoding FKBP-type peptidyl-prolyl cis-trans isomerase, translating into MRRLLAILIPGLLLLTACGGSPAAPEPTSQSAGDTAKFDSLKLTDNGDKKAPGVEFSKPLEVTEPTIKVVAEGDGDRVKENQIANISILALSGADGSTLEDTFPGEPEPLQLNEDLKTGSPVIYSAFVGSKVGSSLALAIPGQAATAEGAPAQPTQLLLIKVLSTKDAPQTVAPLAKPEGETVTPPAGLPTVKDNDQGVPEISVDGIAAPTALVSQDLIKGTGAEVKETDTLTVNYVGVNLVGGTKFDSSFDRGEPASFPLTGVIPGWTQGLAGKTVGSRVLLVVPKDLAYGDAGQGEAKGDLVFVVDILGVK
- the tatC gene encoding twin-arginine translocase subunit TatC translates to MALWDHLKELKNRLIKSAIAVLLAGVGGWFLYDPVVASLSDPLISIARDTGRTAVLNFATIADPFAFKIQIAIQIGLVISSPVWIYQVWAFITPGLTKKERGYTLGFMAAAVPLFLAGVFVAWLVFPTVVRALLQFTPATGANNISATDYLTFATQMLLILGISFLVPVILVGVNMAGVVRGRTILKAWRIIVFLVFVLAALAAPGTDALSMFLLAAPLLILFFAAIGLCIFNDKRREKRVAKQAAETDATADIATPGSELNNL